Proteins encoded together in one Venturia canescens isolate UGA chromosome 10, ASM1945775v1, whole genome shotgun sequence window:
- the LOC122416747 gene encoding uncharacterized protein, whose amino-acid sequence MKTSLPYRDFEFLEDISNFDINSPDPTKGYILEVDLEYPAHLHDKHKDLPFCPEHGKPPGKKQEKLLATVFDKERYVIHYRTLQHCLSHGLILKKIHRILQFAEAPWLAGYIDLNTQLRTRATNDFDKNMYKLMNNAVFGKTMEDVRERKNVSLLTEWDGRYGAEAMIAKPNFHSRSIFAEDLIAVELRKLEVKFDKPIYVGMSILDISKTWLYTFHHEFMTPKYGDKCSVMYTDTDSLIYEIECDDVYRDMRENISKFDTSDYPIDNAYHIPLVNKKVPGLMKDENNGSIMTEFVGLRSKMYATRVEGKKDVKKVKGVKSNVVAKTINFDDFVKCLNEETEVTRCQSAIRSTLHQVYTISETKIALSPHDDKRYIIPGTVETLPWGHYKIPMYSNISEEEMQI is encoded by the coding sequence ATGAAAACGTCATTACCATATCGAGATTTTGAGTTTCTCGAAGACATCTCGAACTTTGATATAAACTCTCCAGATCCGACAAAAGGTTATATACTGGAAGTTGATTTGGAGTATCCGGCGCACTTGCATGACAAACACAAAGACTTGCCTTTTTGTCCTGAACATGGAAAACCACCGGGTaagaaacaagaaaagttACTTGCAACCGTTTTCGATAAAGAGCGCTATGTTATCCATTACCGAACTCTACAACACTGTCTAAGTCATGGGCTCATactcaaaaaaatacataggATATTGCAATTTGCTGAAGCTCCATGGCTGGCAGGCTACATTGATCTGAACACACAATTGCGAACGCGTGCAACGAatgattttgacaaaaatatgtataaacTAATGAATAATGCAGTTTTCGGTAAAACGATGGAAGATGTGCGCGAacgtaaaaatgtttcattgttAACAGAGTGGGATGGTAGATATGGAGCGGAAGCGATGATTGCAAAACCGAATTTCCACAGTCGCAGTATCTTTGCTGAAGACTTGATAGCCGTTGAATTGCGTAAGCTTGAGGTGAAATTTGACAAACCAATATACGTAGGCATGTCAAttctcgatatatcgaaaacatgGCTGTATACGTTTCATCATGAGTTTATGACTCCAAAGTATGGGGATAAATGTTCAGTAATGTATACAGATACAGATAGTTTGAtatatgaaattgagtgtGATGACGTTTATCGAGATATGCGCGAAAATATCTCCAAATTTGATACGAGTGACTATCCCATTGACAATGCTTACCATATTCCGCTTGTCAATAAAAAGGTTCCGGGTCTCATGAAGGACGAGAATAATGGATCCATTATGACGGAGTTTGTGGGGCTCAGGTCAAAAATGTATGCTACGCGTGTCGAGGGTAAAAAAGATGTAAAGAAGGTCAAGGGTGTGAAGAGCAATGTTGTTGCGAAAACAATAAACTTTGACGATTTTGTAAAATGTTTAAACGAAGAGACTGAAGTGACACGTTGCCAATCGGCAATTCGTTCAACATTACATCAGGTATATACCATctcagaaacaaaaattgcccTGAGCCCACATGATGACAAGCGTTATATTATACCGGGGACGGTGGAGACATTGCCGTGGGGTCACTACAAGATCCCCATGTACTCAAACATTTCCGAAGAAGAGATGCAGATTTAA